Proteins encoded by one window of Phycisphaerae bacterium:
- a CDS encoding beta-N-acetylglucosaminidase domain-containing protein, translating into MPTRRTLAFSIAPYVLSTMLPVLASWSGSMAEQPSLAPEFPGVLPKPKDYRENGPPRLLVRSSGVLRIQIFGKHAPLSAGRQELIEALQDLGVRAEANNEGARVRIGINADWPGGTAHLPKPTGERPQAYALTVTTAEDGKTTVAIRATDAIGAYYGIRTLIQLLDRTPEGVTIRQAQVRDWPTFTLRMFKGQCWYYRDNLMFVRWAPQFKWNTFGICYTDCPDWRSPPESYRTMVADACKTAASQDTMQIMQLGNPYMLKEKAIRATSDTDIETLATFFELSLANGSTALMLCLDDFAFLPDEDRSQFENLAGANASIVKRFAERIWAKHPDTRILLCPPPYWLTANKARGYQWAHDYLRDLCANIPPQISIVWTGREVTTVCHETADIEAYQELIGPPRRLFLWDNTLKMPPGWGNVFRMNAFLETCDHIATSAWPKMADYVHGAAGINTYGPAEIYKVPLMTAADYLWNPEEYDPKDSLRRALYWFDTNHEVGPMVHRWVNDLHQTLFDKRLAFLKSPTEAGLKEINELTARYRVEFDRIASMTSNKALVETLQPYLRRHTEATAVLSTVLDGWSTRNTDKAATKDKLTRARTAFDRLAKTLEKGDQAGRQHGLVRQELEQATRNAVDALIANVAQSPGN; encoded by the coding sequence ATGCCTACCCGGCGAACGCTGGCCTTCAGCATCGCTCCATACGTGTTGTCAACAATGCTGCCTGTCTTGGCCTCTTGGTCTGGTTCGATGGCCGAACAACCGTCACTTGCGCCGGAATTCCCTGGGGTTCTGCCGAAACCCAAGGACTACCGGGAAAACGGCCCACCCCGCCTGCTGGTCCGCTCCAGCGGCGTCCTTCGCATCCAGATTTTCGGAAAGCACGCTCCCCTGTCCGCCGGCCGTCAGGAACTGATCGAGGCACTGCAGGACCTGGGCGTCCGAGCAGAGGCCAACAACGAGGGTGCTCGCGTTCGCATCGGCATCAACGCCGACTGGCCGGGAGGCACCGCCCATCTGCCAAAGCCCACCGGCGAACGGCCTCAAGCCTATGCCCTGACCGTCACCACGGCCGAGGACGGCAAGACAACCGTGGCCATACGCGCCACCGACGCCATCGGCGCATACTATGGAATCCGCACGCTGATCCAGTTGCTTGATCGCACGCCCGAAGGCGTCACCATCAGGCAGGCCCAGGTACGCGACTGGCCGACCTTCACCCTGCGCATGTTCAAGGGTCAGTGCTGGTACTACCGCGACAACCTGATGTTTGTCCGGTGGGCCCCACAGTTCAAATGGAACACGTTCGGTATTTGCTACACCGATTGTCCCGACTGGCGCAGCCCGCCGGAATCGTATCGGACCATGGTAGCCGACGCCTGCAAAACCGCCGCAAGCCAGGACACCATGCAGATCATGCAACTCGGCAACCCCTACATGCTCAAGGAAAAAGCCATTCGGGCAACCTCCGACACCGACATCGAGACGCTGGCGACGTTCTTCGAGTTGTCGCTGGCCAACGGCAGTACCGCGCTCATGCTCTGCCTTGACGACTTTGCATTCCTGCCCGACGAGGATCGATCACAATTCGAGAACCTCGCCGGGGCCAACGCCAGCATCGTCAAGCGTTTCGCCGAGCGGATTTGGGCGAAACACCCCGACACCCGGATCCTTCTCTGCCCGCCGCCCTACTGGCTCACCGCCAACAAGGCCCGCGGGTACCAGTGGGCTCACGACTACCTGCGCGACCTGTGCGCCAACATCCCACCCCAAATCTCCATCGTCTGGACCGGCCGCGAGGTGACTACCGTGTGCCATGAAACCGCCGATATCGAGGCCTACCAGGAACTGATCGGCCCCCCCCGCCGCCTGTTCCTCTGGGACAACACGTTGAAGATGCCCCCCGGCTGGGGCAACGTGTTCCGCATGAACGCGTTCCTGGAAACCTGCGACCACATCGCAACCAGCGCCTGGCCGAAGATGGCCGATTACGTCCACGGCGCGGCCGGCATCAACACTTATGGACCGGCCGAGATCTACAAAGTGCCGCTGATGACCGCCGCCGACTACCTGTGGAACCCCGAGGAATACGATCCGAAAGACTCCTTGCGCCGGGCTCTCTATTGGTTCGATACCAACCACGAAGTCGGACCGATGGTCCACCGCTGGGTGAACGATCTTCACCAGACGCTCTTCGACAAGCGTCTGGCGTTCCTCAAATCGCCGACCGAAGCCGGCCTCAAGGAGATCAATGAGTTGACCGCCAGGTATCGGGTCGAATTTGATCGCATCGCATCGATGACATCCAACAAGGCGCTGGTTGAGACGCTGCAACCTTACCTGCGACGTCACACCGAAGCGACGGCCGTTCTCTCAACGGTTCTGGATGGCTGGTCGACAAGAAACACCGACAAGGCGGCAACCAAGGACAAACTGACCCGCGCCAGGACGGCTTTCGACCGCTTGGCCAAGACTCTTGAAAAAGGAGACCAGGCCGGCCGGCAGCACGGCTTGGTCCGCCAGGAACTCGAACAGGCGACTCGCAACGCCGTCGACGCCCTTATCGCAAACGTCGCTCAGTCACCCGGCAACTGA
- a CDS encoding serine acetyltransferase, whose translation MSTRFRIAERLPELVNRVMTSYNEDERTRHLDHVYLPGRAEIIEIIHLLLELAYPGYHGRQNLNQHNVTFHVGELLPKLGEKLHEQIFRAICHKRRTECNEDCAANRCEQDARDMTMRFIETVPAIREMLAGDVQAAYDGDPAAASMDEIIMSYPGVLAITVYRFAHELYLMDVPLIPRIMNEWAHSKTGADIHPGARIGRNFFIDHATGVVIGETTEIGDNVKLYQGVTLGALSFPKDARGRLIRGHKRHPTVKNNVTIYANATVLGGETVIGEGAVIGASVFLTSSIPDNATVRMKDPELTVRKREPTDTRAEPWKLDFQI comes from the coding sequence ATGTCAACCAGGTTCAGAATCGCTGAGCGACTGCCAGAGCTGGTCAACCGCGTCATGACCAGCTACAACGAGGATGAACGAACCCGCCATCTCGATCATGTTTATCTGCCCGGCCGAGCCGAGATCATCGAGATCATCCACCTGCTGCTCGAATTGGCCTACCCCGGCTACCACGGCCGGCAGAACCTCAACCAGCACAACGTTACCTTCCACGTCGGCGAGCTGCTGCCCAAGCTCGGTGAGAAGCTACACGAGCAGATCTTCCGGGCCATCTGTCACAAACGACGCACCGAGTGCAACGAAGACTGCGCCGCCAACCGATGCGAACAGGACGCGCGGGACATGACCATGCGGTTCATCGAGACCGTACCCGCCATTCGCGAAATGCTGGCCGGCGACGTCCAGGCCGCCTACGACGGCGACCCCGCGGCCGCCAGCATGGACGAGATCATCATGTCCTACCCCGGCGTGCTCGCGATTACCGTCTATCGTTTCGCCCATGAACTGTACCTGATGGATGTGCCACTCATTCCGCGGATCATGAACGAGTGGGCCCACTCCAAGACGGGAGCCGATATCCACCCCGGGGCAAGGATCGGCCGCAATTTCTTCATCGATCACGCGACCGGCGTGGTTATCGGCGAGACTACGGAAATCGGCGACAACGTCAAACTCTACCAGGGCGTGACCCTTGGAGCGCTGTCGTTCCCGAAGGACGCCCGTGGCCGTCTGATCCGCGGACACAAGCGCCATCCGACCGTCAAGAACAACGTCACCATCTACGCCAATGCCACGGTCCTCGGTGGCGAAACGGTCATCGGTGAAGGAGCCGTCATCGGCGCATCCGTCTTCCTGACCAGCAGCATTCCGGACAATGCCACCGTCCGAATGAAGGATCCGGAGCTCACCGTCCGCAAGCGCGAACCAACCGACACCCGAGCCGAGCCCTGGAAACTGGACTTCCAGATCTGA
- the rsxC gene encoding electron transport complex subunit RsxC, whose product MVVAVLRERLSGLKSFARGIHPPHRKEYSETEPIRLFAPKGEISVPMVQHIGAACTPLVQAKDDVSYGQKLADTDSPVAAPIHASVTGKVAGAGVVLLPSGRRVPALWIKPAEGGQALPADFLSQFLNRDWSGVDPSRYDPDEICRTIRDCGVVGLGGATFPTHIKLRRNPERPVDTLILNGCECEPYLTSDHRLMVECPEAIVVGLQLAAHAAGARRSIVAIEENKPDAIEAMRKACQGRPIEIAICATKYPMGGERQLVPAVLGRTVPSAPKGLPLDVGVVMVNVATAHSIARAVVKKMPLTHRVVTVTGRGVARPGNWLVPVGTMFSELIEACGGLTAEAVKVVAGGPMMGPTVPHLNVPVVKGTGGITVMSEEETVRWDESPCIRCGRCVDNCPLHLSPTKIAHAVKFRDYDLANQYDMAACCECGCCSYVCPAHIPLAQYIRAGKNQVRLMASQRKQK is encoded by the coding sequence ATGGTAGTGGCCGTGTTGCGGGAGCGGCTGTCAGGACTCAAGAGTTTCGCGAGGGGCATCCATCCTCCGCATCGCAAGGAATACTCGGAGACAGAACCGATCCGTTTGTTCGCACCGAAGGGCGAGATCTCTGTGCCGATGGTTCAGCACATCGGCGCGGCCTGCACTCCGTTGGTCCAGGCGAAAGACGATGTGAGCTACGGTCAGAAGCTGGCGGACACGGATTCACCGGTGGCGGCGCCGATTCACGCGAGCGTGACCGGGAAGGTCGCGGGGGCAGGGGTGGTTCTTCTTCCCAGCGGGCGTCGCGTGCCGGCGCTGTGGATCAAGCCGGCGGAAGGCGGTCAGGCGCTTCCGGCGGATTTCCTGTCGCAGTTCCTGAACCGCGACTGGAGCGGCGTGGACCCGTCGCGGTACGATCCTGATGAGATTTGCCGGACGATCCGGGACTGCGGGGTCGTAGGCTTGGGCGGAGCCACATTTCCGACGCACATCAAGTTGCGGCGAAATCCGGAACGTCCGGTCGATACGCTGATTCTCAACGGCTGCGAGTGTGAACCATACCTGACTTCCGATCATCGCTTGATGGTCGAGTGTCCGGAGGCGATCGTGGTCGGTTTGCAACTGGCGGCTCATGCGGCGGGTGCGCGGCGGTCGATTGTTGCGATCGAGGAGAACAAGCCTGATGCAATCGAGGCGATGCGCAAGGCCTGCCAGGGGCGGCCGATTGAGATCGCGATTTGTGCCACGAAGTATCCTATGGGCGGCGAGCGTCAATTGGTGCCCGCGGTGCTGGGGCGCACTGTTCCCAGTGCTCCGAAGGGGCTGCCTCTCGACGTCGGCGTAGTGATGGTTAACGTGGCGACGGCCCACAGTATCGCGCGGGCGGTCGTGAAGAAGATGCCGCTGACTCACCGGGTCGTCACAGTAACCGGCAGAGGGGTTGCACGGCCGGGCAACTGGCTGGTGCCGGTGGGGACGATGTTTTCGGAGCTGATAGAGGCTTGTGGCGGGTTGACGGCTGAGGCGGTTAAGGTGGTCGCGGGTGGTCCGATGATGGGGCCGACGGTGCCGCATTTGAACGTGCCCGTGGTCAAGGGGACGGGCGGGATCACGGTGATGAGCGAGGAGGAGACTGTTCGGTGGGACGAGAGTCCCTGCATCCGGTGCGGCCGGTGCGTGGACAACTGTCCGCTGCATCTCTCGCCGACGAAGATCGCTCACGCGGTCAAGTTCCGTGATTACGATCTGGCCAATCAGTATGACATGGCGGCCTGCTGTGAGTGCGGGTGCTGTTCATACGTGTGTCCGGCTCACATACCGCTGGCGCAGTACATCCGGGCCGGCAAGAACCAGGTTCGACTGATGGCAAGTCAGAGGAAGCAGAAATGA
- a CDS encoding FMN-binding protein — protein sequence MSKFVAESWLILLLGLVFAVLLAGAQTSLQPTIRVNQQKALNEAVGTVVPGTVKTEILPVTGYDREVFRCLDGDGKLIGWAIDAAGMGFADKIRAVIGLSADAETITGLKVIENVETPGLGNKVAAEPRSESDKVWADQYQGLSAGMETTVVKRTPIKGKNEVQAVTGATISSKAVADLANKAIQRVRPELKKQDRPATAESR from the coding sequence ATGAGCAAGTTCGTCGCCGAGTCGTGGCTGATTCTGTTGCTGGGGCTGGTGTTCGCGGTGCTGTTGGCGGGGGCACAGACGAGTTTGCAGCCGACGATTCGGGTCAATCAGCAGAAGGCTCTGAACGAGGCCGTCGGCACGGTGGTTCCCGGGACGGTCAAGACCGAGATACTGCCCGTGACCGGCTATGATCGAGAAGTCTTCAGATGCCTGGACGGCGACGGCAAGCTGATCGGCTGGGCGATTGACGCGGCGGGCATGGGTTTCGCGGACAAGATCAGGGCGGTGATCGGCCTGTCGGCGGATGCCGAGACGATCACGGGTCTGAAGGTGATCGAAAATGTGGAGACGCCGGGGCTGGGCAACAAGGTCGCCGCCGAGCCGAGAAGCGAGTCGGACAAGGTCTGGGCGGATCAGTACCAGGGTCTCTCCGCGGGAATGGAGACCACGGTGGTCAAGCGGACCCCGATCAAAGGCAAGAACGAGGTACAGGCGGTGACCGGGGCGACGATCTCGAGCAAGGCGGTGGCGGACCTTGCCAACAAGGCCATTCAGCGCGTGCGGCCCGAGTTGAAAAAGCAGGATCGTCCCGCCACGGCGGAGAGTCGTTGA
- a CDS encoding Rnf-Nqr domain containing protein, with amino-acid sequence MDIGVLIGIFIGAALVNNFVLSTFLGICPFLGVSRKVDMAFGMGCAVTFVMTISGIVTWLIVHGILTPIGAWLGNPESLYFLKYVTFIMVIASMVQLVEMYLRKFFPSLYTAFGVFLPLITTNCAILGACLLIDMNEIYRASLLKSTVFAFAGGIGFMMAITIMAGIREHLRFSDVPKALRGPAITLLTACILSLAFMGFAGMGK; translated from the coding sequence ATGGACATCGGCGTACTCATCGGCATCTTCATCGGGGCGGCCCTGGTCAACAATTTCGTGTTGTCGACCTTCCTTGGGATCTGTCCTTTTCTGGGTGTATCTCGAAAGGTGGACATGGCCTTCGGCATGGGCTGCGCGGTCACGTTTGTGATGACCATTTCGGGGATTGTGACGTGGCTGATCGTCCACGGGATTCTCACGCCGATCGGGGCGTGGCTGGGCAATCCCGAGTCGTTGTACTTCCTGAAGTACGTGACGTTCATCATGGTCATCGCGTCGATGGTGCAACTGGTGGAGATGTATCTGCGCAAGTTCTTTCCGAGTCTCTACACGGCCTTCGGCGTGTTCCTGCCGCTGATCACGACCAACTGTGCGATTCTCGGGGCGTGTCTGTTGATTGACATGAATGAAATCTACCGGGCGAGTCTGTTGAAATCGACGGTGTTCGCTTTTGCCGGCGGTATCGGCTTCATGATGGCGATCACCATCATGGCCGGCATTCGCGAGCACCTGCGGTTCAGCGACGTGCCGAAGGCTCTGCGGGGCCCCGCTATTACGCTGCTGACCGCATGCATCTTGTCGCTGGCGTTCATGGGCTTTGCGGGGATGGGCAAGTAA
- the lipA gene encoding lipoyl synthase, which translates to MGDMAAPVNEIRTGRLPPWLKRPRPDAAMLATRAVVEAGGVATVCREARCPNVTECWSRRTATFMILGSTCTRSCRFCAVSRGRPLPPAGDEPQRLAEAVAGLGLRHVVITSVSRDDLEDEGASHFAACVREVRARLPESTIEVLPPDFHAREECILALCQARPDVYNHNIETVERLTPQVRPQADYRRSLRVLRLVGQIDASITTKSGLMIGMGETGDEIGQTLSHLREVGCGIVTIGQYLQPSKEHWPVVRYYTPEEFEELAVKARAMGFAAVAAGPFVRSSYNAGKVFSGTAIGSSGGTAGQLPGD; encoded by the coding sequence ATGGGCGACATGGCTGCTCCGGTCAATGAGATTCGCACCGGCCGACTACCGCCTTGGCTGAAACGTCCGAGGCCGGATGCGGCCATGCTGGCCACGCGTGCGGTAGTCGAGGCCGGCGGTGTGGCCACCGTTTGCCGGGAGGCCCGTTGCCCGAATGTGACCGAGTGCTGGTCGCGACGGACCGCTACGTTCATGATTCTGGGCAGTACCTGCACGCGGAGTTGCAGGTTTTGTGCGGTGAGTCGCGGTCGGCCCTTGCCGCCGGCCGGGGATGAGCCGCAGCGTCTGGCCGAGGCTGTCGCCGGGCTTGGTCTGCGGCACGTGGTCATCACCAGCGTGAGCCGCGACGATTTGGAGGACGAGGGGGCGAGCCATTTTGCCGCCTGCGTCCGCGAGGTTCGTGCCCGCCTGCCGGAGTCGACCATCGAAGTGCTGCCGCCCGATTTCCATGCTCGTGAAGAGTGCATCCTGGCATTGTGCCAAGCCCGGCCCGACGTATACAACCACAACATCGAGACGGTGGAACGGTTGACGCCGCAGGTTCGCCCTCAGGCCGACTATCGGCGCTCGCTGAGAGTGCTGCGACTGGTGGGGCAGATTGACGCGTCGATCACGACCAAAAGCGGCCTGATGATCGGGATGGGAGAAACCGGCGACGAAATCGGGCAGACACTGAGTCATCTGCGGGAGGTCGGCTGTGGCATCGTGACCATCGGGCAGTACCTTCAGCCATCCAAGGAGCATTGGCCGGTCGTCCGCTACTATACGCCCGAGGAATTTGAGGAGCTTGCCGTCAAAGCAAGGGCAATGGGCTTCGCGGCGGTTGCCGCCGGTCCGTTTGTCCGGAGCAGCTACAACGCCGGCAAGGTTTTTTCCGGCACGGCCATCGGTTCGTCCGGAGGGACAGCCGGTCAGTTGCCGGGTGACTGA
- a CDS encoding RnfABCDGE type electron transport complex subunit B: protein MNVVLIAGVVLFGLTLVFAMLLGIAKEKLRVEEDPRIPAVLDVLPAANCGGCGFAGCADFAKAVVEKRAPVDGCTVGGSKTAQAVARVLGVEVVETFPYRPVVHCGAKTEDKLGRVPYDGVASCVEANVVGVTQACTYGCLGFGDCAKACPFDALHMIEEHPVVDYEKCTGCGACVRACPRNIIRMVPFKQDRMLVVACSNKEPARSVRQVCKVGCMGCKACQRNFAQLFEVRDNLSYLNYDNYTGEEDFEKAINKCPSGVMMFFGKPKPEYAEILAQDEAVGGRSEGGEPACSAKV, encoded by the coding sequence ATGAACGTGGTCCTGATCGCCGGGGTTGTCCTGTTCGGCCTGACGCTGGTATTTGCGATGCTGCTGGGCATCGCGAAGGAGAAGCTGCGGGTCGAGGAGGATCCGCGGATACCGGCCGTGCTGGACGTGCTTCCGGCCGCCAACTGCGGCGGATGCGGATTTGCGGGCTGCGCCGATTTTGCCAAGGCGGTGGTCGAGAAGCGGGCGCCCGTTGACGGCTGCACGGTCGGAGGATCGAAGACCGCCCAGGCCGTGGCTCGCGTTCTCGGCGTCGAGGTCGTTGAGACCTTTCCGTATCGCCCGGTGGTTCACTGCGGCGCCAAGACTGAAGACAAGCTGGGCCGGGTGCCCTACGACGGCGTCGCCAGTTGCGTGGAAGCGAACGTAGTCGGCGTAACGCAGGCTTGCACGTACGGTTGCCTTGGGTTCGGCGACTGCGCGAAGGCCTGCCCCTTCGATGCCCTGCACATGATCGAGGAGCATCCGGTGGTTGATTATGAGAAATGCACCGGTTGCGGGGCCTGCGTGCGGGCGTGTCCTCGCAACATTATCCGCATGGTGCCGTTCAAGCAGGATCGGATGCTTGTGGTTGCCTGTTCGAACAAGGAGCCTGCTCGCAGCGTGAGGCAGGTGTGCAAGGTCGGTTGTATGGGGTGCAAGGCATGTCAGCGGAACTTCGCGCAGCTTTTCGAGGTCCGCGACAACCTCTCATATCTGAACTACGATAACTACACGGGGGAGGAGGACTTCGAAAAGGCGATCAACAAGTGTCCGTCGGGCGTCATGATGTTTTTCGGCAAGCCCAAGCCCGAATACGCGGAGATACTGGCCCAGGATGAAGCCGTCGGCGGCCGATCTGAGGGCGGCGAACCCGCATGCTCGGCTAAGGTATGA
- the rsxE gene encoding electron transport complex subunit RsxE → MAEENGSNLQQFVDGIIKNNPVLVQLLGMCPTLAVTNSVDNALVMGAAVIFVLVMSNMVTSLFRHLIQPHVRILVFTLTIATFVTIADLVLKAYVFEVSKKLGPFVPLIIVNCIIIARAEVVASRSGLLRSLADALGCGLGFTLALTLLGLVREVLGAGSITLPGWRILLCDPKVFEPHAWVIMIMPPGAFLTLGVVIGIITQIRMRSARGGA, encoded by the coding sequence ATGGCCGAAGAGAACGGATCGAACCTTCAGCAGTTTGTGGACGGGATCATCAAGAACAATCCCGTCCTGGTTCAACTGCTGGGCATGTGTCCGACGCTGGCGGTGACCAATTCGGTGGACAATGCCCTGGTTATGGGGGCGGCGGTTATTTTCGTTCTGGTGATGTCGAACATGGTTACCAGCCTGTTCCGTCATCTGATTCAGCCGCACGTGCGCATCCTGGTTTTCACGCTGACGATAGCGACATTTGTGACGATCGCGGATCTGGTGCTCAAGGCGTACGTCTTCGAGGTCAGCAAGAAACTCGGTCCTTTTGTCCCGCTGATCATCGTCAACTGCATCATCATTGCCCGGGCGGAGGTGGTTGCGTCCAGGAGCGGGTTGCTGCGGTCGCTGGCCGATGCCCTCGGGTGCGGTCTGGGGTTCACGCTGGCGTTGACGCTTCTGGGGTTGGTGCGCGAGGTGCTGGGTGCGGGTAGCATCACGCTGCCGGGCTGGCGGATTCTGCTTTGCGATCCGAAGGTGTTCGAGCCGCACGCATGGGTGATCATGATCATGCCGCCCGGGGCGTTTCTGACTCTCGGAGTGGTGATCGGAATCATCACGCAGATCCGGATGCGGTCGGCGAGAGGGGGTGCCTGA
- a CDS encoding FAD:protein FMN transferase, producing the protein MNSPSSRSTAAFLACIVVCTTGCSRRPQPSTAKQAREVMGTLAEVTAVAADRTTAQTAVEAAYAAFEQVNSLMSDYRDDTEISRLNSLPPGESLVVSPETFFVLQRAAEVSQASGGVFDITCRPLVALWKQAGQNNRLPDPSAISDVLAAVGWTKLALDPPTRGVTKGVAGMQIDVGGIAKGYALDLAARRMKAAGATSGLIDVGGDIVAMGRQANGDPWRIGVQHPFQSGLIMKLALSDRAVATSGNQQRFTVIGGQRYSHIIDPRNGRPAEQAPSVTVIAPDGISADAWATVFSVLSVEQGARKAEELPDVEVMWIAGDATQPQIAKTPGFGKYIIP; encoded by the coding sequence ATGAATTCTCCATCATCACGCAGCACAGCAGCGTTTCTCGCCTGCATCGTCGTCTGCACGACAGGTTGCAGCAGGCGACCCCAGCCGTCTACCGCCAAACAGGCTCGCGAGGTTATGGGCACACTCGCCGAAGTCACGGCCGTCGCCGCCGATCGGACAACCGCACAAACGGCCGTCGAGGCCGCCTATGCCGCGTTCGAGCAAGTCAACTCACTTATGAGCGATTATCGCGACGACACCGAGATCTCGCGGCTCAACTCCCTGCCGCCCGGCGAATCGCTCGTTGTCTCACCGGAAACCTTTTTCGTACTTCAGCGCGCCGCCGAGGTGTCACAGGCCAGTGGCGGGGTTTTCGACATCACCTGCCGGCCGCTGGTCGCCTTGTGGAAACAGGCAGGCCAGAACAACCGGCTTCCAGACCCGTCCGCGATCTCAGATGTTCTTGCGGCCGTCGGCTGGACCAAGCTGGCTCTTGACCCCCCAACCCGCGGCGTCACCAAGGGCGTGGCCGGTATGCAGATCGATGTCGGGGGTATCGCCAAAGGCTATGCCCTCGACCTGGCCGCCCGGCGCATGAAAGCCGCGGGAGCAACCAGCGGCTTGATCGACGTCGGCGGCGATATCGTCGCCATGGGCAGACAGGCAAACGGAGACCCCTGGCGAATCGGGGTCCAGCATCCCTTCCAATCCGGCCTGATCATGAAGCTGGCCCTGAGCGACCGAGCCGTCGCCACCTCCGGCAACCAGCAGCGATTCACGGTCATCGGAGGCCAACGGTATTCTCACATCATTGACCCGCGCAACGGCCGGCCGGCCGAACAGGCCCCCAGCGTCACCGTCATCGCCCCGGACGGCATCAGCGCCGACGCGTGGGCCACGGTCTTCAGCGTGCTGTCGGTTGAGCAGGGAGCAAGAAAGGCCGAAGAACTTCCGGACGTCGAGGTCATGTGGATCGCCGGCGACGCAACACAACCTCAAATCGCCAAGACGCCCGGTTTCGGCAAATACATCATACCTTAG
- a CDS encoding RnfABCDGE type electron transport complex subunit D has protein sequence MSDTTLPAEAAQPKGPDQFLVSAAPHLAAGRTTRGVMFDVVLGLIPLLVAAILFYHARAAWLTIITVLGCLAAEGAANLVRGRSLASLGDGSALVTGMILAFSLPPQLPLYMAFIGGVVAIGLGKAVFGGLGHNLFNPAMVGRAFLMICFPVAMTTWSEPGTLLTVGVDAVTKATPLAAAKFHSDVLPGMWPLFVGKVGGCIGETSALACLIGGGYLLIRRTADYRQPVAMLVAAMVFAAIAHHFAPAKCASALYHLNSGAMLFGALFIVTDYVGAPITPLGRWIFGAGVGVLVILIRVFGGYPEGVMYAVLIMNALTPLIERWTVPTPFGGHVPQG, from the coding sequence ATGAGTGATACAACTTTACCGGCCGAGGCTGCCCAGCCTAAGGGGCCGGACCAGTTTTTGGTCAGTGCGGCGCCGCACTTGGCGGCGGGGCGGACCACGCGGGGCGTGATGTTTGACGTCGTGTTGGGGCTTATCCCGCTTCTGGTTGCCGCGATTCTGTTCTATCACGCTCGGGCTGCTTGGCTGACGATCATCACCGTTCTGGGTTGCCTGGCGGCGGAGGGAGCGGCGAATCTGGTCCGCGGACGCAGCCTGGCTTCACTCGGCGACGGGTCGGCGTTGGTAACGGGCATGATTTTGGCGTTCTCGCTGCCGCCCCAGTTGCCTCTGTACATGGCGTTCATCGGCGGCGTGGTCGCGATCGGCCTGGGGAAAGCCGTTTTTGGCGGCCTGGGGCACAACCTCTTCAATCCCGCGATGGTGGGGCGGGCGTTTCTGATGATTTGCTTTCCCGTGGCGATGACCACGTGGTCTGAGCCGGGGACATTGCTTACCGTCGGAGTTGACGCGGTTACCAAGGCGACGCCGCTGGCCGCGGCCAAGTTCCACAGCGACGTGTTGCCGGGCATGTGGCCGTTGTTCGTGGGGAAGGTTGGCGGCTGCATCGGTGAGACGAGTGCCCTGGCCTGTCTGATCGGCGGGGGATATCTTCTCATTCGCCGCACCGCCGATTACCGCCAGCCGGTCGCGATGCTGGTTGCGGCGATGGTTTTTGCGGCCATTGCCCATCACTTTGCACCGGCCAAGTGCGCTTCGGCCCTGTACCACCTGAACAGCGGGGCGATGCTTTTCGGAGCCCTGTTCATCGTGACGGACTACGTTGGGGCGCCGATCACGCCGCTGGGGCGATGGATCTTCGGAGCGGGCGTGGGCGTTCTGGTCATTCTGATCCGGGTGTTCGGCGGATACCCCGAAGGTGTGATGTACGCGGTTCTGATCATGAACGCATTGACGCCGTTGATTGAGCGCTGGACCGTGCCGACGCCGTTCGGCGGGCATGTGCCGCAGGGTTGA